In the genome of Oceanithermus desulfurans, one region contains:
- a CDS encoding HAD family hydrolase, whose product MKPRGILFDWGGVFTVGTFDGRVVANTARRFDLPRERVADAYFAEVRRLELGEWSLPRFWAYFAQALGVEAPYEDFEALFLASVAPRPEMYELLAAIPAEVTVGLLSNNYPVISDYLRAGEGFDRFDAVFFSNEEGVKKPDARAFELALERMGLPPGEVLFVDDHEGNIAAAAELGLMTHRFEEPQPFVRELLRRGLTLPASAARP is encoded by the coding sequence ATGAAACCGAGGGGCATCCTCTTTGACTGGGGCGGGGTCTTCACCGTGGGGACCTTCGACGGCCGCGTCGTCGCGAACACCGCCCGCCGCTTCGACCTGCCCCGCGAGCGCGTGGCCGACGCCTACTTCGCCGAGGTGCGGCGGCTCGAGCTCGGCGAGTGGAGCCTGCCGCGCTTCTGGGCCTACTTCGCGCAGGCGCTGGGCGTGGAGGCGCCCTACGAGGACTTCGAGGCCCTCTTCCTGGCCTCGGTGGCGCCGCGGCCCGAGATGTACGAGCTGCTCGCGGCCATCCCCGCCGAGGTGACGGTGGGGCTGCTTTCCAACAACTACCCGGTGATCTCCGACTACCTGCGCGCGGGGGAGGGGTTCGACCGCTTCGACGCCGTCTTCTTCTCCAACGAGGAGGGCGTCAAGAAGCCCGACGCGCGCGCCTTCGAGCTGGCCCTCGAGCGCATGGGGCTGCCGCCGGGCGAGGTGCTCTTCGTCGACGACCACGAGGGCAACATCGCCGCGGCCGCGGAGCTGGGGCTGATGACCCACCGCTTCGAGGAGCCGCAGCCGTTCGTGCGCGAGCTGCTGCGCCGGGGCCTGACGCTTCCGGCCTCCGCCGCCAGGCCGTGA
- a CDS encoding DUF3208 domain-containing protein yields the protein MSEQAVRLLQGYLWVPQEQAWDPQLELPATLDLGEAEAVLLLDPIRPPFAFFDDGTPTASQRFYQLTALVLTDRDPNGLHPWVAALQERLAPVLEATPAGVGWLLFEDLRAL from the coding sequence GTGAGCGAGCAGGCGGTCCGGCTCCTCCAGGGCTACCTCTGGGTTCCCCAGGAGCAGGCGTGGGACCCGCAGCTCGAGCTCCCCGCCACGCTGGACCTGGGGGAGGCCGAGGCCGTGCTGCTGCTCGACCCCATCCGTCCACCCTTCGCCTTCTTCGACGACGGCACCCCCACGGCCAGCCAGCGCTTCTACCAGCTCACCGCGCTCGTGCTCACCGACCGGGACCCCAACGGCCTCCACCCCTGGGTGGCGGCGTTGCAGGAGCGGCTGGCGCCGGTGCTGGAGGCGACGCCGGCGGGGGTGGGCTGGCTGCTCTTCGAAGACCTGCGAGCGCTCTAG
- a CDS encoding coproporphyrinogen III oxidase family protein: MNPLHHVARWAVNQKLGHLRWEAPGRLSGGVRPSRSFLYIHVPFCESICPFCMFNAHKLDRRSSQVQDYFAALKQELLMYEAAGFDFGAAYVGGGTPALVHEELAAFLEFVRDRFDLAEVSVEANPRVSDAAVQSFRAVGVDRLSVGVQSFDDGMLARLGRLEAYGSGAEIRERVNRLLGQFRIVNVDFIFNLPDHDPEVLARDLQTAVDDGIDQLTTYPLMEAQQNRSYVDRQGRIDYDLEAYLYKRVILPTLRERYTPVSSWCFSRKDKPEVDMLDEYVVDYFDYVGIGTGSMSLHDGRVSVNAYTLPLYQRLVAQGRLPVVLESAPLARRDYMLYYLMMALFGRRVDCKKFEAIFGVPLKRALWPECTALRAMGLVYARGDHIYTNERGMYVFLMILREFFTHVNRFRSLAREASHKLERHPAAPKLSFEPVLD, from the coding sequence GTGAACCCGCTTCACCACGTCGCACGCTGGGCCGTCAACCAGAAACTCGGCCACCTACGCTGGGAAGCGCCGGGGCGGCTCTCGGGCGGGGTGCGCCCCAGCCGCTCGTTCCTCTACATTCACGTACCCTTTTGCGAGTCGATCTGCCCCTTCTGCATGTTCAACGCCCACAAGCTCGACCGCCGCTCGAGCCAGGTGCAGGACTACTTCGCGGCCCTGAAGCAGGAGCTGCTGATGTACGAGGCCGCCGGCTTCGACTTCGGCGCGGCCTACGTCGGCGGGGGCACGCCGGCGCTGGTGCACGAGGAGCTGGCCGCGTTCCTCGAGTTCGTGCGCGACCGCTTCGACCTCGCCGAGGTCTCGGTGGAGGCCAACCCGCGCGTCTCGGACGCGGCGGTGCAGTCGTTCCGGGCGGTGGGCGTGGACCGCCTCTCGGTGGGGGTGCAGAGCTTCGACGACGGCATGCTCGCGCGGCTGGGAAGGCTCGAGGCCTACGGTTCGGGCGCCGAGATCCGCGAGCGGGTGAACCGGCTCTTGGGCCAGTTCCGCATCGTCAACGTCGACTTCATCTTCAACCTGCCGGACCACGACCCCGAGGTGCTGGCGCGCGACCTGCAGACTGCCGTGGACGACGGCATCGACCAGCTCACCACCTACCCCCTCATGGAGGCGCAGCAGAACCGCAGCTACGTGGACCGGCAGGGCCGCATCGACTACGACCTCGAGGCCTACCTGTACAAACGGGTAATCCTGCCGACGCTGCGCGAGCGCTACACCCCGGTGAGCTCCTGGTGCTTCTCCCGCAAGGACAAGCCCGAGGTCGACATGCTCGACGAGTACGTGGTCGACTACTTCGACTACGTGGGCATCGGCACCGGATCGATGAGCCTGCACGACGGGCGGGTGAGCGTCAACGCCTACACCCTGCCGCTCTACCAGCGGCTCGTCGCCCAGGGGAGGCTGCCGGTGGTGCTGGAGTCGGCGCCGCTGGCGCGCCGCGACTACATGCTCTACTACCTGATGATGGCCCTCTTCGGCCGGCGGGTGGACTGCAAGAAGTTCGAGGCGATCTTCGGCGTGCCCCTCAAGCGGGCCCTCTGGCCCGAGTGCACGGCGCTGCGCGCCATGGGCCTGGTCTACGCCCGCGGCGACCACATCTACACCAACGAGCGGGGAATGTACGTCTTCCTGATGATCCTGCGCGAGTTCTTCACCCACGTCAACCGCTTCCGCAGCCTGGCGCGCGAGGCCTCGCACAAGCTCGAGCGCCACCCCGCCGCCCCCAAGCTGAGCTTCGAGCCGGTGCTCGACTAG
- a CDS encoding NAD(P)/FAD-dependent oxidoreductase → MRKKVLILGGGSGGVITANKLVEILGNQVEVTVVDRNAEHTFIAAYPWVAFGLREIEQIRRPLVALQKKGIHFLQAEVQELQPDRNAVQTDRGELTYDYLVVSLGAEPLAYPVEGAQAPWSEEGALALRAWLKESKGERWVVGVSSPYYPCPPAPFEVAGQLDFALRVKGLRSRSSIAIFHVNPAPLAGMGPVISHAISKILDRKGVEFHGSFELAEGGDGVVKAADGRTLEYDRLILVPPFAPNKVVRESPLAGPGGFPEVSPETFRSLQYENIFVIGDTVNPGLNLPPAGVVVHYQGEYVAGVIAADLRGAYIGEPFNPVAMCIMDFGDDAVLPECDFSDMLAGRGMPSCGVMARGRSVRIAKMLFESMFFATLF, encoded by the coding sequence ATGCGCAAGAAAGTGCTGATCTTGGGTGGTGGATCAGGCGGCGTGATCACCGCGAACAAGCTCGTGGAGATCCTGGGGAACCAGGTCGAGGTGACCGTCGTCGATCGCAACGCCGAGCACACCTTCATCGCCGCCTATCCGTGGGTGGCCTTCGGCCTGCGCGAGATCGAGCAGATCCGCCGGCCGTTGGTCGCGCTGCAGAAGAAGGGCATCCACTTCCTCCAGGCCGAGGTGCAGGAGCTCCAGCCCGACCGCAACGCGGTCCAGACCGACCGCGGCGAGCTCACCTACGACTACCTGGTGGTCTCGCTGGGCGCCGAGCCCCTGGCCTATCCGGTGGAGGGGGCCCAGGCACCCTGGAGCGAGGAGGGGGCGCTCGCGCTGCGGGCCTGGCTCAAGGAGTCGAAGGGCGAGCGCTGGGTCGTGGGGGTGTCCTCGCCCTACTACCCCTGCCCGCCCGCGCCCTTCGAGGTGGCCGGCCAGCTCGACTTCGCCCTGCGGGTCAAGGGGCTGCGCAGCCGCTCGAGCATCGCCATTTTCCACGTCAACCCGGCGCCGCTGGCGGGCATGGGGCCGGTGATCTCGCACGCGATCTCGAAGATCCTCGACCGCAAGGGGGTGGAGTTCCACGGCAGCTTCGAGCTGGCCGAAGGCGGCGACGGGGTCGTCAAGGCGGCCGACGGCCGCACCCTCGAGTACGACCGCCTCATCCTGGTGCCCCCCTTCGCCCCCAACAAGGTGGTGCGGGAGTCGCCGCTCGCGGGGCCGGGCGGCTTCCCCGAAGTGAGCCCGGAAACCTTCCGCTCCCTGCAGTACGAGAACATCTTCGTCATCGGCGACACCGTGAACCCGGGGCTGAACCTGCCCCCCGCGGGCGTGGTGGTGCACTACCAGGGCGAGTACGTGGCCGGGGTGATCGCCGCCGACCTGCGGGGCGCCTACATTGGCGAGCCCTTCAACCCGGTGGCGATGTGCATCATGGACTTCGGCGACGACGCGGTGCTGCCCGAGTGCGACTTCAGCGACATGCTGGCGGGGCGCGGCATGCCGTCCTGCGGCGTGATGGCCCGCGGCCGCTCGGTGCGCATCGCCAAGATGCTCTTCGAGTCGATGTTCTTCGCCACCCTCTTCTAG
- a CDS encoding DUF1641 domain-containing protein, with protein MAKVEERLERIERILEDSGIAFLADLKAGPTLVQNMGLLMEPKNLRLLTILDRFLEQADALEHAAEALEKIDKSGVLQLAGDTSETLMRNLSLLMEPKNLRMLAHLANLTEVLAEIDPTALGMLVEAARKAAGETLSPEVVKNPPRVGPVGLFSQLNDPEIQQALGLLFLLLRLLPRTLAHLRREMEEIEAVMDKMAKK; from the coding sequence ATGGCCAAGGTAGAAGAAAGGCTCGAGCGCATCGAACGCATCCTGGAAGACAGCGGGATCGCGTTCCTCGCCGACCTCAAGGCGGGGCCCACGCTGGTGCAGAACATGGGCCTCCTGATGGAGCCCAAGAACCTGCGCCTGCTCACCATCCTCGACCGCTTCCTCGAACAGGCCGACGCCTTGGAACACGCCGCCGAGGCGCTGGAGAAGATCGACAAGAGCGGCGTGCTCCAGCTCGCGGGCGACACCTCCGAGACCCTGATGCGCAACCTCAGCCTCCTGATGGAGCCCAAGAACCTGCGCATGCTGGCCCATCTCGCCAACCTGACCGAGGTCCTCGCCGAGATCGACCCTACCGCGCTGGGGATGCTCGTGGAGGCGGCGCGCAAGGCCGCGGGCGAGACGCTGTCGCCGGAGGTGGTCAAGAACCCGCCCCGGGTGGGGCCCGTAGGGCTGTTCTCGCAGCTGAACGACCCCGAGATCCAGCAGGCCCTCGGTCTGCTCTTCCTGCTGCTGCGCCTCTTGCCGCGGACGCTGGCCCACCTGCGCCGGGAAATGGAGGAAATCGAGGCCGTTATGGATAAAATGGCCAAGAAGTGA
- a CDS encoding metallophosphoesterase family protein, translated as MLTLLLSDIHGNLAALEAVLEHARRHEFERVLFLGDAVGYYPDGDAVIDRLRALGAEGVMGNHDAWMLTQDVLEGEGYVFEILRWQSEHLSEENRAWLAALPWTREGEGWLAVHGSPCDPFLYVDDLDLARAAFGCTSARWIFHGHTHLAGAFTALDGPKGPWVRYKPFTEPENLLKVGPKARAMVNPGSVGQPRDGVPLAGYAVWDEDAGTVRAYRVAFDIEAVARRVEEVGFPPALHQRLKKGR; from the coding sequence GTGCTCACCCTGCTGCTTTCCGACATCCACGGCAACCTGGCGGCTTTGGAGGCGGTGCTCGAGCACGCCCGCCGTCACGAGTTCGAGCGCGTGCTCTTCCTGGGCGACGCGGTCGGGTACTACCCCGACGGCGACGCCGTGATCGACCGTCTGCGGGCGCTCGGCGCCGAGGGGGTGATGGGCAACCACGACGCCTGGATGCTGACCCAGGACGTGCTCGAGGGTGAGGGGTACGTCTTCGAGATCCTCCGCTGGCAGAGCGAACACCTAAGCGAGGAGAACCGCGCCTGGCTGGCCGCGCTCCCCTGGACGCGCGAGGGCGAGGGCTGGCTGGCGGTGCACGGCAGCCCCTGCGACCCCTTCCTCTACGTCGACGACCTCGACCTGGCGCGCGCGGCCTTCGGCTGCACCTCCGCGCGCTGGATCTTTCACGGCCACACCCACCTGGCCGGAGCCTTTACCGCCCTGGACGGCCCCAAGGGCCCCTGGGTGCGCTACAAGCCCTTCACCGAGCCCGAGAACCTGCTCAAGGTGGGGCCCAAGGCGCGGGCGATGGTCAACCCGGGCTCGGTGGGCCAGCCCCGCGACGGCGTTCCCCTCGCCGGGTACGCGGTCTGGGACGAGGACGCGGGGACGGTGCGCGCCTACCGGGTCGCCTTCGATATCGAAGCGGTGGCGCGGCGGGTCGAGGAGGTGGGCTTCCCGCCCGCGCTGCACCAGCGCCTCAAGAAGGGCAGGTAG
- a CDS encoding DNA polymerase III subunit: MTQVIGHERQRRFLARKPAQSLLFVGPEGVGRRTVAHWFAYGLNCERGFPPCGVCASCRTQHHPDLFEVAPRTLTKTGQTARRPQIHLDQIAPRAGSDEESLLEWLQTAPRYRAKVGVVDSAHLLGEAAGNALLKMLEEPPAHAYLILIAPSREAVLPTLASRSLTVGFGPLPEEELRALTDDEAALRYSEGAVGRLKTALADPAGLAEAASAAEAWIRALAGEPAELLAQTEVLRRLAEGPFDPWVFVARMLEPWPPAARRQALEALLEAREALEAYVAADLVYTRLALTLRRLYAELRSGSTVSR, encoded by the coding sequence GTGACCCAGGTGATCGGGCACGAGCGGCAGCGGCGCTTCCTGGCGCGCAAGCCGGCCCAGAGCCTGCTCTTCGTGGGACCCGAGGGGGTGGGGCGCCGCACCGTGGCGCACTGGTTCGCCTACGGCCTCAACTGCGAGCGCGGCTTCCCGCCCTGCGGCGTCTGCGCCTCCTGCCGCACGCAGCACCACCCCGACCTCTTCGAGGTCGCCCCCCGCACCCTGACCAAGACGGGGCAGACGGCGCGCCGGCCCCAGATCCACCTGGACCAGATCGCCCCCCGCGCGGGCTCGGACGAGGAGAGCCTGCTCGAGTGGCTCCAGACCGCGCCCCGCTACCGCGCCAAGGTGGGGGTGGTGGACTCCGCGCACCTGCTGGGCGAGGCGGCGGGCAACGCCCTGCTCAAGATGCTGGAGGAGCCGCCCGCGCACGCCTACCTGATCCTGATCGCTCCCAGCCGCGAGGCGGTGCTGCCCACGCTGGCGAGCCGCAGCCTGACCGTGGGGTTCGGGCCGCTGCCCGAAGAGGAGCTGCGGGCCCTCACCGACGACGAAGCGGCGCTGCGGTACAGTGAGGGTGCGGTGGGCCGGTTGAAGACCGCCCTGGCCGATCCGGCGGGTCTGGCCGAGGCGGCGAGCGCCGCCGAGGCGTGGATCCGGGCGCTGGCCGGGGAGCCAGCCGAGCTTTTGGCGCAGACCGAGGTGCTGCGCCGGCTCGCCGAGGGCCCCTTCGACCCCTGGGTCTTCGTGGCCCGGATGCTCGAGCCCTGGCCCCCCGCCGCGCGCCGGCAGGCGCTGGAGGCGCTGCTGGAGGCGCGCGAGGCGCTCGAAGCCTACGTGGCCGCCGACCTGGTCTACACCCGGCTGGCCCTGACCCTGAGGAGGCTTTATGCCGAACTGCGTTCGGGTTCGACTGTTTCACGGTAG
- a CDS encoding PSP1 domain-containing protein, which produces MPNCVRVRLFHGREPKLYEMRFKGEAPAVGTKVVTRTPRGLELGEVRAAPRETNKAFGEVVRVADAGDLDRVHRLREQEESLKWWLKARLRAKLPQVKVLGCNYTLDGGHVVVYYSAENRVNLGGAVREIARHAGARVEFVAKGPRDQTAFLGTLGMCGLESCCSTWMQQFAPATIRMARDQQLPLSPEKISGPCGRLLCCLAYEHPHYKELLADMPKKNAKVCTSAGVCGKVIKLNPLAGTVDLYTEGGGVITAPKEDLRPRDKEG; this is translated from the coding sequence ATGCCGAACTGCGTTCGGGTTCGACTGTTTCACGGTAGGGAGCCCAAACTTTACGAGATGCGTTTCAAGGGCGAGGCCCCGGCCGTGGGGACCAAGGTGGTGACGCGCACCCCCCGGGGGCTCGAGCTGGGCGAGGTGCGCGCCGCACCGCGGGAGACGAACAAGGCCTTTGGCGAGGTCGTGCGCGTCGCCGACGCCGGCGACCTCGACCGCGTCCACCGCCTGCGCGAGCAGGAGGAAAGCCTGAAGTGGTGGCTGAAGGCGCGGCTGCGCGCCAAGCTGCCCCAGGTCAAGGTGCTGGGCTGCAACTACACCCTCGACGGGGGGCACGTCGTCGTCTACTACTCGGCCGAAAACCGGGTCAACCTCGGGGGCGCGGTGCGCGAGATCGCCCGCCACGCCGGCGCCCGCGTCGAGTTCGTGGCCAAGGGCCCGCGCGACCAGACGGCCTTCCTGGGCACCCTGGGGATGTGCGGTCTGGAAAGCTGCTGCAGCACCTGGATGCAGCAGTTCGCGCCGGCCACGATCCGCATGGCCCGTGACCAGCAGCTGCCCCTCAGCCCCGAGAAGATCAGCGGCCCCTGCGGTCGCCTGCTCTGCTGCCTCGCCTACGAGCACCCCCACTACAAGGAGCTGCTGGCGGACATGCCCAAGAAGAACGCCAAGGTTTGCACCTCGGCGGGCGTCTGCGGCAAGGTGATCAAGCTCAACCCGCTCGCCGGGACCGTGGACCTCTACACCGAGGGTGGGGGCGTGATCACGGCGCCCAAGGAGGACCTGCGCCCCCGCGACAAGGAGGGGTAG
- a CDS encoding flavin reductase family protein, giving the protein MEFQRVEEKPRHFNHFYPAIAAVIGVEAGGRVNFMPAVWNVGLSFDPPLFGVSVSPKRFTHGLLEAASAFSVTFHPYEQAERVQQLGSVSGRDTDKVAAFGLEVVRGRALDVPLLGGFYAAYELEKTAAWPAGDHTLFVGRLRGVWEDPAAFSGEALDPARVRALLYFGRYRYGYPAPETRVLGKR; this is encoded by the coding sequence GTGGAGTTTCAACGGGTCGAGGAAAAACCGCGCCACTTCAACCACTTCTATCCGGCCATCGCCGCGGTCATCGGGGTCGAGGCCGGGGGTCGGGTGAACTTCATGCCCGCGGTCTGGAACGTGGGGCTCTCCTTCGATCCACCGCTCTTCGGCGTGAGCGTGAGCCCCAAGCGCTTCACCCACGGCCTGCTCGAGGCCGCCTCGGCGTTCAGCGTGACCTTCCACCCCTACGAGCAGGCGGAGCGCGTGCAGCAGCTCGGCTCGGTGAGCGGCCGCGACACCGACAAGGTGGCGGCCTTCGGCCTCGAGGTGGTGCGCGGCCGCGCCCTCGACGTGCCGCTGCTCGGCGGTTTCTACGCCGCCTACGAGCTCGAGAAGACCGCCGCCTGGCCGGCGGGCGACCACACCCTCTTCGTGGGCCGGCTGCGCGGCGTCTGGGAAGACCCCGCGGCCTTCAGCGGCGAGGCCCTGGACCCGGCGCGGGTGCGGGCGCTGCTCTACTTCGGGCGCTACCGCTACGGCTACCCGGCGCCCGAGACGCGGGTGCTGGGGAAGCGCTAG
- a CDS encoding ABC transporter permease codes for MDLGDLLTLAFLVPLLQTTLRSTTTLLLTALGGMFSERSGVVNIALEGMIIFGALTAAVSAQLMEAPYLAENPGARIWWIPWVAVLLAMVVGAFIGWIHAVVSIKYKADQIISGTAINLLAAGLPSLVLAYFYDNTTASKELVNRLPEWFGFSPLVYLAFALVPITWYVMFKTPWGLRLRSVGEHPEAADTMGINVFRTRYTAVILSGVLAGLAGAFLSIGVLNQFVRNMSAGQGFIALAALIFGKWHPIGVLGATLLFGFAKALAIQLGGGDIMPPTVIEAFPFIITMLVLAGFVGTSRPPKAIGKPYEK; via the coding sequence ATGGACCTGGGCGATCTCTTGACCCTTGCCTTCCTGGTGCCGCTGTTGCAGACCACGCTGCGCTCCACCACCACCCTGCTGCTCACCGCCCTGGGCGGGATGTTCAGCGAGCGCAGCGGCGTGGTCAACATCGCGCTCGAGGGCATGATCATCTTCGGCGCGCTCACCGCCGCGGTCAGCGCCCAGCTAATGGAAGCCCCCTACCTGGCCGAGAACCCCGGCGCCCGCATCTGGTGGATCCCCTGGGTGGCCGTGCTGCTGGCGATGGTCGTGGGCGCCTTCATCGGCTGGATCCACGCCGTCGTCTCGATCAAGTACAAGGCCGACCAGATCATCAGCGGTACCGCCATCAACCTGCTCGCCGCAGGCCTGCCCTCGCTCGTCCTCGCCTACTTCTACGACAACACCACGGCCTCCAAGGAGCTCGTCAACCGGCTGCCCGAGTGGTTCGGCTTCAGCCCCCTCGTCTACCTGGCCTTCGCGCTGGTGCCGATCACCTGGTACGTGATGTTCAAGACCCCGTGGGGGCTGCGGCTGCGCAGCGTGGGCGAGCACCCCGAGGCCGCCGACACCATGGGGATCAACGTCTTCCGCACCCGCTACACCGCGGTTATCCTCTCGGGGGTGCTGGCGGGGCTCGCCGGCGCCTTCCTCTCGATCGGCGTCCTCAACCAGTTCGTGCGCAACATGTCCGCCGGTCAGGGCTTCATCGCCCTGGCGGCGCTGATCTTCGGCAAGTGGCACCCCATCGGGGTGCTGGGAGCGACGCTGCTCTTCGGCTTCGCCAAGGCCCTGGCCATCCAGCTGGGCGGCGGCGACATCATGCCGCCGACGGTGATCGAGGCCTTCCCCTTCATCATCACCATGCTGGTGCTCGCCGGCTTCGTGGGCACCTCGCGGCCGCCCAAGGCGATCGGCAAGCCCTACGAGAAGTAA
- the ubiE gene encoding bifunctional demethylmenaquinone methyltransferase/2-methoxy-6-polyprenyl-1,4-benzoquinol methylase UbiE has product MNETEAKARKVRAMFGEIAPRYDLLNRLLSGGVDQRWRRLAVRLATEKAPRRILDVATGTGDVALLLKRARPEAEVVGGDFTPQMLELARAKAERAGTDVRFVEADALALPFADASFDALTVAFGFRNFADYERGLAEFFRVLAPGGRAVILEFPPPPEGLLGRAYRFYFNGVLPWIGGVVSGRPEAYRYLPSSVERFPRPERLAEMMRTAGFAGVRWRLLTGGIAAVHLGDKP; this is encoded by the coding sequence ATGAACGAGACCGAGGCCAAGGCCCGCAAGGTGCGCGCGATGTTCGGCGAGATCGCGCCGCGCTACGACCTGCTCAACCGGCTGCTCTCGGGCGGGGTGGACCAGCGCTGGCGGCGGCTGGCGGTGCGGCTGGCCACCGAGAAGGCCCCCCGCCGCATCCTCGACGTGGCCACCGGAACCGGCGACGTGGCCCTGCTGCTCAAGCGGGCGCGGCCCGAGGCCGAGGTGGTGGGGGGCGACTTCACCCCCCAGATGCTCGAGCTCGCGCGCGCCAAGGCCGAGCGGGCCGGTACGGACGTGCGCTTCGTGGAGGCCGACGCCCTCGCCCTGCCCTTCGCGGACGCGAGCTTCGATGCGCTCACGGTCGCCTTCGGCTTCCGCAACTTCGCCGACTACGAGCGCGGCCTCGCCGAGTTTTTCCGGGTGCTGGCGCCCGGCGGGCGGGCGGTGATCCTCGAGTTCCCGCCGCCCCCCGAGGGGCTTTTGGGCCGGGCCTACCGTTTCTACTTCAACGGCGTGCTGCCCTGGATCGGCGGGGTCGTCTCGGGCCGGCCCGAGGCCTACCGCTACCTTCCCAGCTCGGTGGAGCGCTTTCCGCGGCCCGAACGGCTCGCAGAGATGATGCGCACGGCCGGCTTCGCCGGGGTGCGCTGGCGCCTGCTTACCGGCGGCATCGCCGCGGTGCACCTAGGGGACAAGCCGTGA
- a CDS encoding FAD-dependent oxidoreductase produces MSAYDVLVVGAGPSGSEAAWALARRGFAVGLVTDSLDSVYRPERLPEGEAPAGSLLAEAWAGDVWELHRRAKYALEALADLHLFQSSVAALLVEEGRAVGVRTWEGFDHRAGAVVLAVGSFLGATLSAGALEEAAGRLGEAAYPDLYEHLQRLGFAFVPDAYEVPAAQGAPAYTVRFQRFAPEEWEAASGRLSRFANLYAAGRVVTGHAPPQARAASGLALGRLLEPGGAQ; encoded by the coding sequence GTGAGCGCCTACGACGTGCTCGTGGTGGGGGCGGGGCCGAGCGGCAGCGAGGCCGCCTGGGCGCTGGCGCGGCGGGGGTTTGCCGTCGGTCTGGTGACCGACAGCCTCGACAGCGTCTACCGGCCCGAGCGGCTCCCGGAGGGCGAGGCGCCTGCGGGCAGCCTGCTGGCCGAGGCCTGGGCCGGCGACGTCTGGGAGCTGCACCGCCGGGCCAAGTACGCCCTCGAGGCGCTCGCGGACCTCCACCTCTTCCAGTCGTCGGTCGCAGCGCTGCTGGTCGAGGAGGGCCGCGCCGTCGGCGTGCGCACCTGGGAGGGCTTCGACCACCGCGCCGGCGCGGTGGTGCTCGCCGTGGGCAGCTTCCTGGGCGCCACGCTTTCGGCGGGGGCGCTCGAGGAGGCCGCGGGGCGGCTGGGGGAGGCCGCCTATCCCGACCTCTACGAACACCTCCAGCGCCTCGGCTTCGCCTTCGTACCCGACGCCTACGAGGTGCCCGCCGCCCAGGGCGCGCCCGCCTACACGGTGCGTTTCCAGCGCTTCGCCCCCGAGGAGTGGGAGGCCGCGAGCGGCCGCCTCTCCCGCTTCGCGAACCTCTACGCCGCCGGCCGGGTGGTCACGGGGCACGCGCCGCCCCAGGCGCGGGCGGCCTCAGGCCTCGCCCTCGGCCGCTTACTCGAACCCGGCGGCGCGCAGTAA
- a CDS encoding A/G-specific adenine glycosylase: MTPELRRALLAWYDAERRELPWRGTRDPYRVLLSEVLLQQTRVDQALPYYRCFLARFPTVEALAAAGEEEVLEVWQGAGYYARARRLRQLALRVAREGWPQNREGLLELPGVGPYTAAAVASIAFGEPVAAVDGNVRRVLARVHAEPDPKPAWLERVAGAWLEPARPGDWNQALMELGARVCTPRSPNCAACPLAGLCRARAAPERYPAPKKRRAVNEARWALVLRAPGGVVLERRADGELAGLWGVPMGPGTAPPQAALARYGAGAVEAAGTVRHAFSHRRLVVHVFTGRAARGGEDPGGRPLSELDRKLLRAAGFE, encoded by the coding sequence ATGACCCCCGAGCTCCGCCGGGCGCTGCTCGCCTGGTACGACGCCGAGCGCCGCGAGCTGCCCTGGCGCGGTACGCGCGACCCCTACCGGGTGCTGCTCAGCGAGGTACTCTTGCAGCAGACCCGGGTGGACCAGGCCCTCCCCTACTACCGGTGCTTCCTCGCGCGCTTCCCTACGGTGGAGGCGCTGGCCGCGGCCGGGGAGGAGGAGGTGCTCGAGGTCTGGCAGGGCGCGGGCTACTACGCCCGTGCGCGAAGGCTGCGCCAGCTGGCCTTGCGGGTGGCGCGCGAAGGCTGGCCGCAAAACCGCGAGGGGCTGCTGGAACTGCCGGGCGTGGGGCCCTACACCGCCGCGGCGGTGGCGAGCATCGCCTTCGGCGAGCCGGTGGCGGCAGTGGACGGCAACGTGCGGCGGGTGCTGGCGCGGGTGCACGCCGAACCGGATCCCAAGCCGGCCTGGCTCGAGCGGGTGGCGGGGGCGTGGCTCGAGCCCGCAAGGCCCGGCGACTGGAACCAGGCCTTGATGGAGCTGGGCGCGCGCGTCTGCACGCCACGGAGCCCGAACTGCGCCGCCTGCCCGCTCGCCGGCCTCTGCCGCGCGCGGGCCGCGCCGGAGCGCTACCCCGCGCCCAAAAAGCGGCGGGCGGTGAACGAGGCGCGCTGGGCGCTGGTGCTCCGCGCGCCCGGCGGGGTGGTGCTGGAGCGACGCGCAGACGGCGAGCTCGCCGGTCTGTGGGGCGTGCCCATGGGCCCGGGTACGGCGCCGCCCCAGGCGGCGCTGGCGCGCTACGGCGCCGGGGCGGTGGAGGCCGCGGGCACGGTACGCCACGCCTTCAGCCACCGCCGCCTGGTCGTGCACGTCTTCACGGGCCGGGCCGCCCGCGGCGGGGAGGACCCCGGCGGCCGCCCGCTTTCCGAGCTGGACCGCAAGTTACTGCGCGCCGCCGGGTTCGAGTAA